Proteins from a genomic interval of Gadus macrocephalus chromosome 2, ASM3116895v1:
- the baiap2l2a gene encoding brain-specific angiogenesis inhibitor 1-associated protein 2-like protein 2, whose product MLSPNDVQLHMDTLEIYSRLLNQLNPSLQKLVSLGNSYIQAFYVLATTSEAYFKALARIGEQALGTKSSGSIGRILIQIAENQRKLSTEVEGVFKFHAEVLHDMDHHTQLDQGYISDSRGRYEIEVRRQADALERRRGEAQSECEYLVRRSYSDALQEEERRYRFLAEKHCDVGHAVAQVMNKTGGVSQQRLEVWREELNATRGREVSGGSSRAEHQVSRREEERSPYSEEQQLGRVPSRAPSPSSLKSRSSSLADLTGDGLLGFGGGSTGNGGRSGSDGGRRRTMKAVATHQADPSKPTVLGFQRGELVTVLVSQPRNGWLYGQAQNPSRQGWFPAAFVEAVDEPSKAPSSYSGSSMRSSSSMSDLLDQSGGRSVSRGGGPAPAPPPPPPPPPPAPSTETRASTHTSHKKHPNPVADNKRREEHGSKPELFPRGTNPFATVKLKPTTTNDKSKPKLHRR is encoded by the exons ATGTTGTCTCCTAATGACGTGCAGCTCCACATGGATACACTAGAGATCTACTCG AGGCTGTTGAATCAACTCAATCCAAGCCTGCAGAAACTGGTGTCTCTCGGCAATAGCTACATCCAGGCTTTCTAtg TCCTTGCCACCACCAGCGAGGCCTACTTCAAAGCGCTTGCCAGGATCGGGGAGCAGGCGTTGGGCACCAAGTCATCAGGCTCCATAG GACGGATCTTGATTCAGATCGCAGAAAACCAAAGGAAGCTCAGCACGGAAGTGGAGGGAGTT TTCAAATTCCATGCGGAGGTCCTTCATGATATGGATCACCACACTCAACTAGATCAAGGCTACATATCA GACAGCAGAGGGCGCTATGAGATTGAGGTCCGCCGCCAAGCAGATGctctggagaggaggaggggagaagccCAG agtgagtgtgagtacCTGGTCAGGCGGAGCTACAGCGACGCCCtgcaggaggaagagaggagatatCGCTTCCTGGCAGAGAAACACTGTGACGTCGGACACGCCGTCGCACAGGTCATGAACAAG aCGGGGGGTGTTTCCCAGCAGAGGCTTGAGGTGTGGAGAGAGGAGCTGAACGCCACCAGAGGACGGGAGGTCAGCGGAGGGTCAAGCAGAGCAGAACACCAG GtgagcaggagggaggaggagaggagtccgTACTCGGAGGAGCAGCAGCTCGGAAGAGTGCCCTCTAGAG CACCGTCTCCCTCATCGCTGAAGAGCCGCTCCAGCTCCCTCGCGGATCTAACCGGGGACGGTCTGTTGGGTTTCGGAGGAGGTAGCACTGGCAACGGTGGTCGTAGTGGtagtgatggagggaggaggaggaccatgAAGGCCGTGGCCACCCACCAAGCTGACCCATCCAAGCCAACCGTCCTGGGCTTCCAGCGGGGGGAGTTGGTCACCGTGCTGGTCTCCCAGCCCAGGAACGGCTGGCTGTACGGACAGGCCCAAAACCCGTCTCG TCAGGGGTGGTTTCCAGCTGCTTTCGTGGAGGCCGTGGATGAACCCTCAAAAGCCCCCAGCAGCTACAG CGGCTCCAGCAtgcggagcagcagcagcatgagtGACCTGTTGGACCAATCAGGAGGCAGAAGCGtgagccgtggtggaggtccagctcctgccccaccccctccccctccccctcccccgcctgcCCCATCGACAGAGACACGAGccagcacacacacctcccacaaGAAGCACCCTAACCCAGTCGCTGACAACAAG CGAAGAGAGGAGCATGGGTCGAAACCAGAACTCTTCCCAAG GGGAACCAATCCGTTCGCTACGGTAAAGCTGAAGCCCACAACCACCAATGACAAGTCAAAGCCAAAACTTCACCGAAGATGA